The Strix uralensis isolate ZFMK-TIS-50842 chromosome 16, bStrUra1, whole genome shotgun sequence genome has a window encoding:
- the TNFRSF17 gene encoding tumor necrosis factor receptor superfamily member 17 gives MAHCPQNEYFDNLLLSCKPCHLRCSSTPPPSCENYCDKSTDSSGVLWICLGLGVILMLTLFTLMVFKWKHLKQLKEKLKNTDSSVELNNILKANTESSVNTEEIRYSLQSETLMYSVEECTCSDCGLVKPQTGCETSFPLPATEEGATVLVTTKSFDYCNYILGAG, from the exons ATGGCACACTGCCCCCAAAATGAATACTTTGATAATTTGCTGCTGTCTTGTAAGCCTTGTCATCTTCGATGTTCTAGTACACCGCCACCTTCATGTGAAAACTACTGTGATAAGA GTACTGATTCAAGTGGAGTTCTTTGGATTTGTTTGGGCTTAGGAGTAATTTTAATGCTCACTCTGTTCACCCTAATGGTCTTTAAATGGAAGCACCTAAAGCaactaaaagaaaaactgaaaaatacag ACTCTTCTGTGGAGCTGAATAATATTCTCAAGGCTAATACTGAAAGCAGTGTGAATACAGAAGAAATTAGATACTCACTTCAAAGTGAAACATTAATGTATTCAGTGGAAGAATGCACTTGCAGTGACTGTGGCTTGGTAAAACCTCAGACTGGCTGTGAAACTTCATTTCCATTACCAGCTACAGAAGAAGGAGCTACAGTTCTAGTTACCACAAAATCTTTTGATTATTGCAACTATATTCTGGGTGCTGGGTGA